The Arcobacter roscoffensis genome segment TTTCATCTAAAAAATCCATACCCCAAATAACACCAAGATTTGATACTATTTCTTGTGTTTTATAAGTTGTACTTGCAAATACACCTAAATTTAAAAATATTAAAAAAACTAAAGATTTTAATAAAACCTTCATAGTAACTCCTTTTATTTGCTACTTGTTTTTCCTTGTTGTTCTCTTAATTTATCTTTTTTACTCTTTCTTTTACCTTTTACAGGAGCTTTACCTTTAGGCTTTGTAAATTCTCCAATTAACTCAAAGCCTTCAATAGTTTCAAGCTCTAAATCTATCTTTAAACGCTTTTGTATTAACTTAAAATGCTCGTAATTATCTAATGTAATAAAAGATATAGCAATACCAGTTTTACCAGCTCTTGCTGTTCTTCCAATTCTATGGACATAATCAGCAGGAGATCTAGGTAAATCATAGTTTACTACACAATCAATATCATCTATATGTAAACCCCTAGAAGCTATATCAGAAGAAAAAAGAATATTGATTTTTTTAGCTTTAAAATCTTCTAAAGTATAGTTTCTCTCTTCTTGCTCTAAATTACCATGAAAAGACTCTGCATTAAAACCGTATTTTCTAAACTTGTTAGCTATATTATCAGCTGCTCTATTATTTGCCATAAATACTAAAACTTTTTTATATTTATTTGACTTTATCAACTCTCTTAAAAGAGTTGATCTATTTTCTTGATTTACTTTTATAGCTCTTTGTTTTATTAAATCTACTGTTTCATTTTCTTCTAAAACTACTTCTTTATACTCTTGACTTATTTTTGAAGCTATTTGTAATATTTTTGGTGAGTATGTAGCTGAAAAAAGTAGATTTTGTCTACTTTTTGGAAGTTCTTTTAAAAGTTGTTCTAACTCTTCGCTAAAACCTAAATCAAGCATTTTATCTGCTTCATCTATTACAAACTTTTCTACTTTTTCAAAGTTTATTTGATTTTTTCTATAAATATCAAGTAATCTTCCAGGAGTTGCTACAACTATATCACAGCCCTTTTGTACATCTAAAAGCTGTTGAGATATACCCTCTCCACCTATTATAGTTACTACTTTAGGTAATTTCTTGAAGTATTTACTTAAAGTTTCAAAATTACTTGAAACCTGTAAAGCTAACTCTCTTGTTGGTGCTAAAACCAGTACTTTTAGTTTAGCTTTGCCCTCATAAGGATTATTTAACCAATCATTTAAAATAGGCAGTGTAAAACTAGCTGTTTTTCCTGTACCTGTTTGAGCTTTAGCTACAACATCATGTCCTTGTAAAAC includes the following:
- a CDS encoding DEAD/DEAH box helicase, which codes for MAFSQFNLSSLFTQALEENNYKEPTQIQKEVIPLVLQGHDVVAKAQTGTGKTASFTLPILNDWLNNPYEGKAKLKVLVLAPTRELALQVSSNFETLSKYFKKLPKVVTIIGGEGISQQLLDVQKGCDIVVATPGRLLDIYRKNQINFEKVEKFVIDEADKMLDLGFSEELEQLLKELPKSRQNLLFSATYSPKILQIASKISQEYKEVVLEENETVDLIKQRAIKVNQENRSTLLRELIKSNKYKKVLVFMANNRAADNIANKFRKYGFNAESFHGNLEQEERNYTLEDFKAKKINILFSSDIASRGLHIDDIDCVVNYDLPRSPADYVHRIGRTARAGKTGIAISFITLDNYEHFKLIQKRLKIDLELETIEGFELIGEFTKPKGKAPVKGKRKSKKDKLREQQGKTSSK